The Antarcticibacterium sp. 1MA-6-2 genome has a window encoding:
- a CDS encoding LuxR C-terminal-related transcriptional regulator yields MEYTTLMPLLKDHQMQNEEIWEIISFNDALYFRSFGAIYKYNGEKIVPVQNVLSNAMIVFQDQLFLSLGSRGIFILTAGGKLIPLKGQEILEGRSVVDFADDGEQLILGTAKGLFTYSNGKLEAFSDQKLNEQLERDELNHILKISDEEFAFATVKNGIIFYNQPSQNFQIYNRNSGLQNNTVLSMALYKGKLWLGLDNGIDVIDLESPVKFYTDDSGELGAVYDLTFLNSNMYLASNTGVYELSQNDLALLNGAEGHSWNLEVIDDILYSNHNKGTFSVQNNKLIPVEERTGSFTIEQPPAKEKGLLIGNYTGISVYDPSSRAVHRLREVNFPVKKIVFENSDILWVAHPYEGLYRMGIQEDLKKTSFIEKVNNIGKKGGYKADVFRINNQIAVFQDNIWYKYNALLDTLLVFEELRKFENHRLLLEDRTGYWFTNTISNSIVFTDFKEQKLNLAFRELNERLVKGNENLIKYNDSIYYITLNDGFGEINLNKLIRAKRSEDVSKPIVYSIKDSKRSYNIEQLALIPFKNARDVQFRIALPDSDAMELRYELEGRNGHRGKVVEGNLNFQNLSYGDYRLKLYAVSAQGAASETTIHNFEVLPPWYLSNLMKAVYFLCVIGVIGLIFWYNRRKLLKHQRMLELKFRQEHEERLRKIEKERLVHEINSKRKELANTTMIGAKKNEVLMEIQGELNRDKDKFSNQFRLKHIMNKINHAIKSKDEWKLFETNFNELHEDFSKELLKKYPRLSNKDLKLCSYLKMNLSSKEIAPLMGISIRGVEVHRYRLRKKMNLDSKENLTNYLIKNF; encoded by the coding sequence ATGGAATACACCACTCTAATGCCTTTACTCAAGGATCATCAAATGCAGAATGAAGAAATTTGGGAGATAATTTCTTTTAATGATGCACTCTACTTTAGATCTTTTGGGGCCATCTATAAATATAATGGTGAAAAAATTGTTCCTGTTCAAAATGTGCTTTCAAATGCTATGATTGTATTTCAGGATCAATTATTTCTTTCCCTGGGCAGTCGGGGTATTTTTATTTTAACTGCCGGAGGTAAATTAATTCCTCTAAAAGGCCAGGAAATTCTTGAGGGTAGGAGCGTTGTTGACTTCGCGGATGATGGAGAGCAATTAATTTTAGGTACTGCCAAAGGTTTATTTACTTATTCTAATGGTAAGTTGGAAGCGTTTAGTGACCAGAAGCTTAATGAACAATTGGAAAGGGATGAACTAAATCATATCTTAAAGATATCTGATGAAGAATTTGCCTTTGCCACGGTAAAAAACGGCATTATTTTCTATAACCAACCATCACAAAATTTTCAGATCTATAACAGGAACAGTGGCTTACAAAATAATACTGTCTTAAGTATGGCACTGTATAAGGGGAAATTATGGCTGGGCCTGGATAATGGAATAGATGTAATAGACCTTGAATCACCTGTAAAGTTCTATACTGATGATTCGGGAGAACTGGGTGCCGTCTACGACCTTACCTTTTTGAACTCTAACATGTATTTAGCCAGTAATACGGGGGTTTATGAATTATCTCAAAATGATCTGGCTCTTTTAAATGGTGCCGAAGGACACTCCTGGAACCTGGAAGTAATTGACGATATTTTGTATAGCAATCACAATAAAGGCACTTTTAGTGTTCAAAATAATAAATTAATTCCGGTTGAAGAAAGAACAGGTAGTTTTACTATTGAACAACCCCCCGCCAAGGAAAAAGGACTGCTTATTGGCAATTATACGGGTATAAGCGTTTATGATCCCTCATCAAGAGCAGTGCATCGATTGAGGGAGGTAAATTTTCCTGTAAAGAAGATCGTATTTGAAAACTCTGATATTTTGTGGGTAGCCCATCCTTATGAGGGGCTGTACCGAATGGGAATTCAGGAGGACCTGAAGAAAACTTCTTTTATAGAAAAAGTAAATAATATAGGAAAGAAAGGTGGTTATAAAGCTGATGTCTTTCGAATCAACAATCAAATAGCTGTCTTTCAGGATAATATATGGTATAAGTATAATGCACTTCTGGATACTTTACTTGTTTTTGAAGAATTAAGAAAATTTGAGAATCACCGACTTTTGTTAGAAGACCGTACAGGATACTGGTTTACCAATACTATTTCAAATTCAATTGTTTTTACCGATTTTAAAGAACAGAAACTAAACCTGGCTTTTCGGGAATTAAATGAGAGACTGGTAAAAGGAAATGAAAATCTTATAAAATATAATGATTCAATTTATTATATAACTCTTAATGATGGATTTGGGGAAATTAATTTGAATAAATTAATAAGAGCCAAGAGGAGTGAAGATGTGAGTAAACCCATTGTTTACAGTATAAAAGATTCCAAAAGGAGTTACAATATAGAGCAGCTGGCTTTAATACCATTTAAGAATGCCCGGGATGTTCAATTTAGAATAGCTCTACCTGATTCTGATGCTATGGAGCTTAGGTATGAACTTGAAGGCAGGAATGGGCACAGGGGAAAAGTTGTGGAAGGAAATCTTAATTTTCAGAATCTTTCTTATGGAGATTATCGGCTTAAATTATATGCAGTAAGTGCTCAAGGGGCTGCTTCTGAAACAACAATACACAATTTTGAAGTCTTACCTCCGTGGTATCTGTCAAATCTTATGAAGGCCGTTTATTTTTTGTGCGTTATTGGAGTTATAGGCTTGATCTTTTGGTATAACAGAAGAAAATTACTTAAACATCAGAGAATGTTGGAGCTTAAATTTCGCCAGGAACATGAAGAACGCCTCAGGAAGATTGAGAAAGAAAGGCTTGTACATGAGATTAACAGCAAGCGAAAAGAACTGGCCAATACTACTATGATAGGTGCCAAGAAGAATGAGGTTTTAATGGAAATTCAGGGAGAATTAAATCGAGACAAAGATAAATTCAGTAATCAGTTTCGATTAAAGCATATAATGAATAAGATTAATCACGCTATAAAAAGCAAGGATGAATGGAAATTATTTGAGACAAATTTCAATGAGTTACATGAAGATTTCTCGAAGGAACTGCTAAAAAAATATCCCCGGTTAAGTAATAAAGACTTAAAGTTATGTTCGTATCTCAAAATGAACCTTTCCTCAAAAGAAATTGCCCCTCTTATGGGTATTTCCATTCGTGGGGTTGAAGTTCACAGGTATAGGTTGAGGAAAAAGATGAATCTGGACAGTAAGGAGAACCTTACTAACTATCTTATCAAGAACTTTTGA
- the queA gene encoding tRNA preQ1(34) S-adenosylmethionine ribosyltransferase-isomerase QueA → MKLSHFNFELPKELLAEYPAENRDESRLMVLNRKDQTIEHKLFKDVLDYFEPKDVMVLNNTKVFPARLYGNKEKTYARIEVFLLRELNAETKLWDVLVDPARKIRIGNKLYFGEDESLVAEVIDNTTSRGRTLRFLYDGSYAEFRKKLEELGETPLPKYIKREVEPEDQERYQTIYAKREGAVAAPTAGLHFSRHLLKRLEIKGVDFAEVTLHVGLGTFNPVEVEDLSKHKMDSEEAFIEEAATQTINKAIAERRRICAVGTTVMRVLESSVSSNHTLNEFNGWTNKFIFPPYDFSIANCMITNFHTPKSTLMMMVSAFAGHDFMKKAYAEAIKEKYKFYTYGDAMLIL, encoded by the coding sequence ATGAAACTTTCACACTTCAATTTTGAACTTCCAAAAGAACTTTTGGCCGAATATCCTGCAGAAAATCGGGATGAATCCAGGCTAATGGTGCTAAACCGGAAGGATCAAACTATTGAGCATAAATTATTTAAGGATGTTTTAGATTATTTTGAACCTAAAGACGTAATGGTTCTTAATAATACTAAGGTTTTTCCTGCCCGCTTATACGGTAATAAGGAAAAAACTTATGCTCGCATTGAAGTGTTTCTATTAAGGGAATTAAATGCCGAAACAAAACTTTGGGATGTGTTGGTAGATCCGGCCAGAAAGATAAGGATCGGGAACAAATTATACTTTGGTGAAGATGAAAGTTTGGTAGCTGAAGTTATTGATAATACTACTTCGCGTGGAAGAACATTGAGATTCTTATACGACGGTTCTTATGCTGAATTCAGAAAGAAACTGGAAGAGTTAGGTGAAACTCCATTACCCAAGTATATTAAGAGAGAAGTTGAGCCGGAGGACCAGGAGAGATATCAAACTATTTATGCAAAGAGAGAAGGAGCTGTTGCTGCACCTACAGCCGGACTTCATTTTTCGAGACATTTACTAAAACGACTTGAGATTAAAGGAGTTGATTTTGCTGAAGTTACTTTGCACGTGGGACTAGGAACATTTAATCCTGTAGAAGTTGAGGATCTTTCAAAACACAAAATGGACAGTGAAGAAGCTTTTATTGAAGAAGCCGCTACACAAACCATTAATAAGGCTATAGCGGAACGTAGGAGAATTTGTGCAGTAGGAACAACCGTAATGAGAGTTTTGGAAAGTTCGGTTTCTTCTAATCATACCTTAAATGAGTTTAATGGATGGACCAATAAGTTTATTTTTCCTCCATACGATTTTAGTATCGCTAATTGTATGATAACCAATTTTCATACTCCAAAATCAACTTTAATGATGATGGTTTCTGCTTTTGCAGGACATGATTTTATGAAAAAAGCCTATGCTGAAGCAATTAAAGAAAAATATAAATTTTATACCTATGGGGATGCAATGTTAATATTGTAA
- the aroA gene encoding 3-phosphoshikimate 1-carboxyvinyltransferase, with amino-acid sequence MNLKVSAPKGKLEGNFKITGSKSESNRALILQVLFPSIELGNLSNSDDTQVLRKALKKNNGTVDIHHAGTAMRFLTAYFSVQEGAEVILTGSQRMQERPVQLLVEALRQLGAEIEYVKEEGCPPLKISGKSIKESSVSLKANISSQYISALMLIAPSLPEGLEINLEGPVTSTPYINMTLDMMKFFGIEANFKNQTITVEPKKEVAAKKLEIESDWSSASYFYSLAAISESANIKLSSYRKDSLQGDSEVAAIYRELGVVTEYGEHTVQLTKEGHKRPKKLHLDLKNTPDLAQTIAVTCLALGVECELKGLHTLKIKETDRLQALKNEMEKFGAKVIITNDSLHLKPIENLSSGVTVATYNDHRMAMAFAPLALRIPLEIEDAGVVSKSYPEFWEHLEKLGFTTA; translated from the coding sequence ATGAATTTAAAAGTATCAGCACCAAAGGGAAAACTGGAGGGCAATTTTAAAATTACAGGTTCCAAAAGTGAGTCCAACAGAGCTCTTATTTTACAGGTTCTTTTTCCTTCTATAGAATTGGGAAACCTCTCTAATAGCGATGATACACAAGTACTGCGGAAAGCCCTGAAGAAAAACAACGGCACGGTAGATATTCACCACGCGGGTACTGCAATGCGGTTTCTCACAGCTTATTTTTCGGTTCAGGAAGGTGCAGAGGTAATTCTTACCGGGAGCCAGAGAATGCAGGAGCGCCCGGTTCAGCTTCTTGTGGAGGCTTTGAGACAGCTTGGGGCAGAAATTGAATATGTGAAGGAAGAAGGATGTCCTCCTTTAAAAATATCGGGAAAGAGTATAAAAGAATCTTCAGTTTCTTTGAAAGCAAACATCAGCAGCCAGTATATTTCAGCTTTAATGCTCATTGCACCTTCGCTCCCCGAGGGACTTGAAATAAATCTTGAAGGTCCGGTTACTTCTACTCCTTATATTAACATGACTCTTGATATGATGAAGTTCTTCGGAATAGAAGCAAACTTTAAAAATCAAACGATCACGGTAGAACCGAAGAAGGAAGTAGCCGCAAAGAAACTGGAAATAGAATCAGACTGGAGTTCTGCCTCTTATTTTTACAGCCTTGCTGCAATTAGTGAATCTGCAAATATTAAGCTTTCCAGTTATAGAAAGGACAGTTTGCAGGGAGATTCAGAAGTTGCTGCTATTTACCGGGAATTAGGTGTGGTTACTGAATATGGAGAGCATACGGTGCAGTTAACCAAAGAAGGCCATAAAAGACCAAAGAAGCTACATCTAGACCTTAAAAATACGCCAGATCTGGCACAGACCATTGCGGTTACCTGTCTTGCTTTGGGAGTAGAATGTGAGCTAAAGGGACTGCACACCCTTAAAATAAAAGAAACTGACAGGCTTCAGGCCTTAAAGAATGAAATGGAAAAATTTGGTGCAAAAGTTATAATTACCAATGATAGCCTGCACTTAAAACCTATAGAGAATTTAAGTTCCGGGGTAACTGTTGCTACTTATAATGACCATAGAATGGCAATGGCTTTCGCTCCTCTTGCTCTCCGTATTCCGCTTGAAATTGAGGACGCGGGGGTTGTCTCCAAATCTTATCCCGAATTTTGGGAGCATCTGGAAAAGCTTGGTTTTACGACTGCCTGA
- a CDS encoding nucleotide pyrophosphohydrolase: MDIKNSQLAVDNWIKEHGVRYFNELTNMAQLTEEVGEVARIIARRYGEQSEKESDKNKDLGEELADVMFVVLCLANQTGINLQEAFDKKLDIKTERDQNRHKNNEKLR; encoded by the coding sequence ATGGACATTAAAAATTCACAGTTAGCTGTAGATAATTGGATAAAGGAACATGGGGTAAGATATTTTAACGAGCTCACCAATATGGCCCAATTAACAGAGGAGGTAGGTGAAGTAGCGAGAATTATTGCAAGGAGATATGGAGAACAAAGTGAAAAGGAAAGTGACAAAAATAAAGATTTAGGAGAGGAACTGGCAGATGTAATGTTTGTAGTCCTTTGCCTTGCAAATCAAACGGGTATAAATCTTCAGGAAGCCTTTGATAAAAAGCTGGATATTAAAACCGAAAGAGATCAAAACAGGCACAAGAATAACGAAAAATTAAGGTAG
- a CDS encoding transglutaminase — protein MLQYTIPINKLEASVSIPEFLGFKKHFNLRSPLTFTINESSKNFSFTSLESVVGRGGSIKSSTGTSQVQYNQHIYSIEKENIPALKREAFVDYVWNYAAVLKWELQFTKFPNSLVENYTETWENVSKSIYVDSYGKELGRTGYFDKDLDQILSGVTDHGKKASLIYNFVKTKIKWNGYAGFIAENGGAKAYKEGEGNVADINLALASMLKYAGLKSYPVLLSTKDNGIPLFPTRKGFNYIVTAVEVGENVFLLDATDENNAFGDLPERARNWHGRILIDKEASDWISLMPAQQSKNRLQISYQFDESLKIQGKTINVINGYYAKTFRDNYKNVNKDSYLETLEKGKGNIVISELEMENEIEVGTDIKQTYTFELENGMERINDKIYLTPLLFLAEKENPFKAEKREYPIFFYFPSLENKTVNILLPEGYEVEFLPESAIIDLNNGAGTFKFITLQNGNYLRIESEYNMKNTVYPPADYKSLKDFFAEVVNKHSEAIVLKRI, from the coding sequence ATGCTTCAGTATACAATTCCTATTAATAAACTGGAGGCCAGTGTAAGTATTCCGGAATTCCTGGGTTTTAAAAAACATTTTAATTTAAGATCCCCTCTAACTTTCACAATTAATGAATCTTCAAAAAATTTCAGCTTTACCAGTCTGGAAAGTGTGGTTGGCCGCGGTGGATCAATAAAAAGTTCTACAGGGACTTCCCAGGTACAATATAATCAACACATATATTCCATTGAAAAAGAAAATATCCCGGCCTTAAAGAGAGAAGCTTTTGTTGATTACGTGTGGAACTACGCTGCAGTGTTAAAATGGGAATTGCAATTTACAAAGTTTCCAAACTCCCTTGTAGAGAATTATACCGAAACCTGGGAAAATGTTTCCAAATCTATTTATGTTGACAGTTATGGAAAGGAATTAGGACGAACCGGATATTTTGATAAGGATCTGGACCAAATTCTTTCCGGAGTAACAGACCATGGAAAGAAAGCATCTTTAATATACAATTTCGTTAAAACTAAAATAAAATGGAATGGCTATGCAGGATTTATTGCTGAAAATGGTGGAGCTAAGGCTTACAAAGAAGGTGAAGGTAACGTAGCAGATATAAACCTCGCACTCGCTTCTATGCTTAAATATGCTGGTCTTAAATCTTATCCCGTGTTACTTTCTACTAAAGATAATGGTATTCCTCTTTTTCCTACCAGAAAAGGATTTAATTATATAGTTACGGCTGTAGAAGTAGGAGAAAATGTGTTTTTACTGGATGCCACAGATGAGAACAATGCATTTGGAGATTTACCCGAAAGAGCACGAAACTGGCACGGCAGGATCCTGATAGATAAAGAAGCTTCAGACTGGATAAGTCTTATGCCTGCCCAACAATCCAAGAATAGACTTCAAATAAGCTATCAGTTCGATGAAAGTCTGAAAATACAGGGAAAGACAATTAACGTTATTAATGGATATTACGCAAAAACCTTTAGAGACAACTATAAGAATGTAAACAAAGACAGTTACCTCGAAACTCTTGAGAAAGGAAAAGGGAATATAGTAATATCTGAACTGGAAATGGAGAATGAAATTGAAGTGGGAACAGATATCAAACAAACTTACACCTTTGAACTGGAAAACGGAATGGAAAGAATAAATGATAAAATTTACTTAACTCCCCTATTGTTTCTGGCTGAAAAAGAAAACCCATTTAAAGCCGAAAAAAGGGAATATCCTATCTTTTTTTATTTTCCGTCATTAGAAAATAAAACTGTAAATATTCTTTTACCTGAAGGCTATGAAGTAGAATTTTTGCCTGAAAGTGCTATTATTGATCTTAATAATGGCGCAGGGACTTTCAAATTTATAACTTTACAAAATGGAAATTATTTGAGGATTGAATCTGAATATAATATGAAAAATACTGTTTATCCTCCTGCAGATTACAAAAGCTTAAAAGACTTTTTTGCCGAAGTGGTAAATAAACATTCAGAAGCCATTGTTTTGAAACGAATATAG
- a CDS encoding DUF3857 domain-containing protein yields MRCCLSVQIKKIKQKEFRDVSAISSNDLYTDSRIQYLDYTPQSYPYTVVYESEIQNNSTVFIIPWQPLSDYLISVENSSYHFLNPQGIPLRTEEKNIEEFKVQHQNDGRNITYSVSGILKHTKMSI; encoded by the coding sequence ATTCGATGCTGCTTAAGTGTTCAAATAAAAAAAATTAAGCAAAAAGAATTCAGGGATGTAAGTGCCATAAGTTCTAACGATCTTTATACAGATTCCCGAATTCAGTACCTTGACTACACCCCTCAATCTTACCCATATACGGTGGTTTACGAGAGCGAAATCCAAAATAATTCTACAGTATTTATTATCCCATGGCAGCCACTTTCAGACTATTTGATAAGTGTAGAAAATTCAAGTTATCATTTTTTAAACCCTCAGGGGATTCCTCTTAGAACGGAAGAAAAAAATATAGAGGAATTTAAGGTTCAACATCAAAATGATGGACGGAATATTACCTACAGCGTATCGGGAATACTTAAGCATACAAAAATGAGTATTTAA
- a CDS encoding bifunctional 3-deoxy-7-phosphoheptulonate synthase/chorismate mutase type II, with product MENRKELRNWLDAFNLNHPLVIAGPCSAETEDQVVEIARQLKDSDVSVLRAGIWKPRTRPGNFEGVGALGLKWMQTAKAETGLLTTTEVANPAHVDLALEHDVDILWIGARTTVSPFIVQEIADALKGTDKTVLVKNPVNPDLSLWLGAVERLYTSDIKNLGVIHRGFSAYEKTKYRNNPEWQIAIDLQNRFPDLPLILDPSHIAGRRDIIFDLCQTALDLNYDGIMVETHHDPDKAWSDAAQQITHATLIQIMKDLKIRKEISESEDFQLKLSNLRAQIDVADNQLIELLSKRMKISDEIGKVKKAQNVSVLQTKRWNEILGNMVLEGEQHGLSEEFILRLFKAVHQESINHQEKIMKQN from the coding sequence ATGGAAAATCGAAAAGAACTCCGAAACTGGCTAGACGCATTTAATCTTAACCATCCATTGGTTATTGCCGGACCATGTAGTGCCGAAACTGAAGACCAGGTAGTAGAAATTGCAAGGCAACTAAAAGACAGCGACGTAAGTGTTTTACGCGCCGGGATCTGGAAACCGAGAACCCGTCCCGGAAATTTTGAAGGCGTAGGTGCTTTGGGCCTTAAATGGATGCAAACTGCAAAAGCTGAAACGGGATTACTAACGACAACAGAAGTAGCTAATCCTGCACACGTAGATCTTGCACTGGAGCATGATGTGGATATTTTATGGATAGGAGCAAGAACAACAGTTTCTCCATTTATAGTTCAGGAAATAGCTGATGCTCTTAAGGGAACAGATAAAACGGTTCTTGTGAAGAATCCCGTGAATCCTGATCTCTCTCTCTGGTTGGGAGCTGTTGAAAGATTGTATACATCAGATATTAAGAATTTAGGAGTAATTCACAGAGGATTTTCAGCATATGAAAAAACGAAATACAGGAACAATCCTGAATGGCAAATTGCTATTGACCTTCAAAATAGATTCCCTGATCTTCCATTAATCCTGGATCCTTCGCATATTGCTGGACGAAGAGACATTATTTTTGATCTTTGCCAGACAGCGCTTGATCTTAACTATGATGGGATCATGGTAGAAACTCATCACGATCCAGATAAAGCATGGAGTGATGCAGCACAGCAAATCACACATGCAACCCTTATTCAGATTATGAAAGATCTTAAGATAAGAAAAGAAATTTCAGAAAGTGAAGACTTTCAGCTAAAGCTGAGCAATCTTAGAGCTCAAATTGATGTTGCCGATAATCAGCTTATAGAATTACTTTCCAAAAGGATGAAAATTTCCGATGAAATAGGGAAAGTGAAAAAAGCACAAAACGTTTCTGTATTGCAAACCAAGAGATGGAATGAGATTCTTGGAAATATGGTACTGGAAGGGGAGCAACACGGGTTAAGTGAGGAATTTATCCTTCGACTTTTTAAAGCTGTTCACCAGGAGTCTATAAATCACCAGGAGAAAATAATGAAGCAGAATTAA
- a CDS encoding pyridoxal phosphate-dependent aminotransferase: MIQQADRLEHVQEYYFSTKLQEVRALSAGGKDIVNLGIGSPDLPPPPQVIEGLNQALLNPGAHQYQPYKGTADFRNAIREFYNNYYRVELNPETEILPLMGSKEGITHISMAFLNEGDEVLIPNPGYPTYTSVTKLVGAKAVYYDLNEEKNWSPNLEEIRRLDLSKVKMMWVNYPHMPTGASANEKIFSELVAFGKKHKILIVNDNPYSFILNKNPKSILEAEGAKDIVLELNSLSKSFNMAGWRIGMVCGSEKHLNTILKVKTNMDSGMFFPLQAGAAAALRLPVEWFDSQNDIYTGRKNKVLELAAALGCKPTKEQTGMFVWAKVPEGETSEGFVNKLLYNHSIFTAPGFIFGSQGEGYVRFSLCATEENIDKAINRIKS; the protein is encoded by the coding sequence ATGATACAGCAAGCCGATAGGTTAGAACACGTACAGGAGTATTATTTCTCTACGAAACTGCAGGAAGTACGGGCACTTTCCGCAGGTGGAAAGGATATTGTGAATCTGGGCATAGGAAGTCCTGATCTTCCTCCGCCCCCGCAGGTAATTGAAGGATTGAATCAGGCCCTTTTAAACCCGGGTGCGCATCAATATCAGCCTTATAAAGGAACAGCAGATTTTAGAAATGCGATAAGGGAGTTTTACAATAATTACTATAGAGTTGAATTAAATCCCGAAACAGAAATTCTTCCTTTAATGGGCAGTAAAGAAGGGATTACCCATATTTCTATGGCATTTTTAAATGAAGGAGATGAGGTATTGATCCCAAATCCGGGATATCCTACTTATACTTCGGTAACAAAACTGGTGGGTGCAAAGGCTGTTTATTATGATCTTAATGAAGAAAAAAACTGGAGTCCCAATCTGGAGGAAATCCGGCGGCTTGACCTGAGCAAGGTGAAAATGATGTGGGTGAATTACCCTCATATGCCGACAGGAGCATCAGCTAATGAAAAGATTTTTTCAGAACTGGTGGCCTTTGGGAAGAAGCACAAGATCCTTATTGTGAATGATAATCCCTATAGTTTTATTCTGAATAAAAATCCGAAGAGCATACTGGAGGCCGAAGGGGCAAAAGATATTGTTCTGGAACTAAATTCTCTAAGCAAGAGTTTCAATATGGCGGGCTGGAGAATAGGAATGGTCTGCGGAAGTGAAAAACATCTTAACACTATTCTGAAGGTTAAAACTAATATGGATAGCGGGATGTTTTTTCCGCTACAGGCTGGTGCTGCTGCAGCTCTTCGTCTTCCTGTGGAATGGTTTGACTCGCAAAATGACATTTATACAGGCAGAAAAAATAAAGTTTTAGAACTGGCTGCTGCTCTGGGTTGTAAGCCGACAAAAGAACAAACCGGGATGTTTGTCTGGGCCAAAGTTCCTGAGGGTGAAACTTCAGAAGGATTTGTAAATAAGCTGTTGTACAATCACAGCATTTTTACAGCTCCCGGATTCATTTTTGGAAGCCAGGGAGAAGGATATGTTAGGTTTTCTCTTTGTGCAACTGAAGAAAACATTGATAAGGCAATCAACAGGATCAAATCATGA
- a CDS encoding prephenate dehydratase — protein sequence MEKIIGIQGAQGSFHHLVAQEYYGEDVKVLEFMSFGELVKSLVAGECTEAVMAIENSIAGSILPNYALIDENNLKIVGEHYIPINMNLMALPGQGIESIKKVYSHPMALLQCKDFFKEHQHIKLIEDTDTAEVAKRIAAKGSKHVAAVASTAAAKIFGLEILAESIHTKKSNATRFLIISKKKKEPNGDVVDKASLKFELESKRGSLVSVLNIIRDFDMDMTKIQSMPIIEAPWKYSFFVDVKFDNYSEFQKAMEILEVMTEQLHVLGTYKNSL from the coding sequence ATGGAAAAAATTATAGGTATTCAGGGAGCTCAGGGTTCTTTTCATCACTTAGTTGCTCAGGAATATTACGGTGAAGATGTAAAAGTCCTTGAATTTATGTCTTTTGGAGAGTTGGTAAAGAGCCTGGTAGCAGGAGAATGTACTGAGGCTGTTATGGCAATAGAAAACTCAATTGCTGGTTCGATCTTACCAAATTATGCCTTAATAGATGAAAACAACCTGAAAATTGTTGGGGAACACTACATCCCAATTAATATGAACCTTATGGCTTTGCCGGGGCAGGGGATAGAAAGTATTAAGAAGGTGTATTCTCACCCAATGGCATTGCTGCAGTGTAAAGATTTCTTTAAAGAACACCAGCATATAAAGTTAATTGAAGATACTGATACAGCCGAAGTGGCCAAAAGAATAGCTGCCAAGGGATCAAAACATGTAGCAGCAGTAGCAAGCACAGCTGCCGCAAAGATTTTTGGCCTGGAGATTTTAGCTGAAAGTATTCACACCAAAAAAAGCAATGCTACAAGGTTTCTAATAATTAGTAAAAAGAAGAAGGAGCCTAATGGAGATGTAGTAGATAAAGCTTCCCTAAAGTTTGAACTCGAGAGCAAGCGTGGAAGTTTGGTATCTGTTCTCAATATTATACGCGACTTTGATATGGACATGACAAAAATTCAAAGTATGCCCATTATTGAAGCTCCCTGGAAGTATTCGTTTTTTGTGGATGTAAAATTTGACAATTATAGCGAATTTCAAAAGGCTATGGAAATACTCGAAGTAATGACAGAACAATTACATGTTCTGGGAACTTATAAAAACAGTTTATGA
- a CDS encoding type II toxin-antitoxin system PemK/MazF family toxin: MEIKQYNIVIVNLDPTIGSEIQKTRPCVVLSPNEMNRYLKTVVVAPMTTTVKEYPTRVPVNYSGKKGMIAIDQIRTIDKSRIVKVTGSLSEKEITRSKEVLKETFVD, translated from the coding sequence ATGGAAATAAAACAATACAATATTGTTATTGTAAATCTGGACCCAACCATTGGAAGCGAAATTCAGAAAACCCGCCCCTGTGTGGTGCTCTCCCCAAATGAAATGAACAGATACCTCAAAACAGTTGTTGTTGCTCCTATGACCACCACTGTAAAGGAATATCCTACCCGTGTTCCTGTAAATTATTCAGGAAAAAAAGGAATGATTGCCATAGACCAGATCAGGACTATCGACAAATCCAGAATTGTTAAAGTTACAGGAAGCCTCAGCGAGAAGGAAATCACCAGAAGTAAGGAGGTATTGAAAGAAACCTTTGTTGATTAA